GAGCGAGCACGGCGCCCGCGCCAATCTCGTCGGCCCACGCGAGCAACCCGCGTGGATAGTTCACGCCCTTCGTCATCGCGAGGTCAATGTCCTGCGCCGTCGCCACGCGCAGGTGCAGCGCCTCGGCGGCTTCGTTGATGAGCATCGCTACCACACGATCGACAATCTGCTGGCCGAGCGCCGCGTCGGTGTGGGGCTTCGGCGCGACTGCTCCCGCGTGATAGTCGTAGTATCCGCGGCCGCTCTTTTTGCCGAGCAGACCCGCCTCAACGAGGCGCCGCTGCGTGAGTGCGGGCCGATAGCGCGGATCGTAGTACATGGCTTCGAACACTGAACAGGTCACGGCATAGTTGATGTCGTTGCCAATGAAGTCCATGAGTTCAAACGGCCCCATTTTGAAGCCACCGATGCTCTTGAGCGCCCAGTCAATGGTGGCGCAATCGGCCACTCCTTCTTCGAGCAAACGCAACGACTCGCCGTAGAACGGTCGCGCAATGCGATTGACAATAAATCCTGGGGTATCGCTCGCCACGACGACCGTCTTGCCCCAGCCACGCACGACTGCGCACGACTCGGCGGTCACCTGCTCCGCCGTCGTGATGGCGGGCACCACCTCCACCAGCGGCATCACGGGCGCGGGATTGAAGAAGTGAATCCCCACCACGCGCTGCGGGGCTTGGCAGGCTGAGGCGATGAGCCCCACCGAGAGCGACGATGTATTGGTGGCCAGCACGCAGTCGGGAGCGACGATGGCTTCGAGCGCACGAAAGAGTCGCTGCTTGGCAGACGCGTCTTCGACGATCGCTTCGATGACCAGCGCGCACTCCGCCATCGCGGCAAGGTTGACGTCGCCGTCACCGGCGGCATAGTGCAGTCGCGCCACGGCTGCGTCGGCCGCAGCGCGCGTGAGCCGCCCTTTGTCGACCTCGCGATCGAATGACGCACGGTGTGATGCCCGCGCTTTTTCGATGGCGGCCGGTGCCGTATCGGTGAGGATCACACGGTGGCCACTCACGGCCGCGACCTGGGCGATCCCCTGCCCCATCGCGCCCGCGCCAACCACACCGATGACGGAGTCTTGCGAGAGCGTCATCACTGTCCCGTGTAGTAGGGCTTTCGTTTTTCGAGAAAGGCGCGCACGCCCTCTTCGTAGTCCTTGGTCTGCCCCGCCTCGGTCATCGACTTGGCTTCAAAGTCGAGTTGATCGTCGAGGGTGGCGCCAAGGGAATGATTGAGCGCACGCTTGGTGAGGCCGAACCCACGCGTCGCCTGCGTAGCGAGTGTGACTGCCAGATGGTGCGTGGTGGCCTGCAACTTCTCGAGCGGCACCACGTCCCAGATGAGGCCCCACTCTTTGGCTTTGGCGGCCGGAATCTTTTCGGCGAGAAAGAACATCCCTGTGGCCCGTTGGTGCCCGACGAGCCGCGGAATGAAGTAGGTGCCGCCAGTGTCCGGTATGAGACCGAGCTTGGCAAAGCTCTCGACGAAGCTCGCTTCTTCGGCGGCGATGGTAATGTCACAGGCAAAGGCCATGTTGGCGCCGGCACCCGCTGCTACGCCATTCACCGCGCAAAGGACGGGCTTTTCGAGCGCGCGAATGGCACGGATGATCGGGTTATAGCCCGCAATCACCACGGCGCCAATATCCGGCATCGGCCCACCAGCGGCGGGGAGTACCTCCGCCAAATCCTGGCCGGCGCAAAAACCACGGCCATTGCCGGTGAGCAACACGGCGCGCACGGCCGCGTCTTCCGCGGCGCGCGCGAGCGCGTCGAGCAAGGCGCGCGCCATGGCGAGGGTAAAGCTGTTGAGGACGTCGGGACGGTTGAGCGTAATCGTCGCAACGCCGGAGTCTACGGAATAGAGAATGCTGTCGTCGGCCATCGAGGGACCTCGGTCTGTGGGCGCGGAGGGAGGCGGCCGCGTTGCCATCCCTAAAGATACGATGCCGGAGGTGGCTGGCACACCATACGGAAGGACGAGGTCGCGGACGCCGCGGGGAACGGAGGCTGGCCGATTCGCGTTCAGCCGAGCGTTGGGCCGCCCGACGCGCCAGAGAACGCCAGCTCTCCCATTCACCCCTGCGCCCGGCCAGATTTAGGGATGGCATCAACTCCGCGCTCCCGCGCCAAACCCCTCGGCGGCTTCGACTGGAAGCGCATCGCGTACCATGTGCTGGTGTCGCGCGCGTGCGACGACCTCGAGGAGTCCACGAATCGCAATCGGGCGAACGTGCCCCGCGAGCACGTGGTGCTCTACCAGTTTTCGGCACGCGGCCACGATGTGGCGCAGGTGATCCTCGGATCGCTGCTGGACCACCGCCACGATGCGGCGGGCGCGTATTACCGTTCGCGCCCGCTCCTCCTCTCCCTCGGCCTCACGATTGAAGATGCGCTAGCGAGCCCGCTCGGCCGCTCGGGCGGATTCAGCGACGGCCGCGACATTGGTGTGGTGTGCAACTTCCCCAACCTTGAGGGCGCGGTGGTGCTGCCGATGTCGGGTGACGTCGGCTCGCAGTACACCCCCGCCGCCGGTTGGGCGCAGGCGATTACGTATCATCGTGATCAGCTTGGCGATGCCACATACACGGGAAGTGTGGCCGCGGCGCTCGGTGGCGACGCCTCGGTTGCCACCAGCGGATTCTGGGCCTCGCTTACGATGGCGACGACGCTCAAACTGCCGATGCTGTTTTATATCGAAGACAACGGCCTCGGCATTTCGGTCAAGGGCGACATGCAAACGCCGGGCGCGAACATCGCGGCCAACCTCGCGTCGTTTGCAAATCTGTTCGTGCGCAACGGCGACGGATGCGACCCGCACAGCACCGCCACGCTCCTGAAAGAATGCGTGGCGCATGTACGGTCGGGCGCTGGCCCAGCGCTCGTGCGACTCACGGTGCCGCGTCTCTCGAGTCATTCGGGACCGGACAATCAAAAGGGCTACCGCTCCGAAGCGGAGATTGCCGCCGACGCCGCACGCGATCCGCTGCCCCGTTTGCGTGACTATCTCGTTCCGGCGGTGATGAGCGCCGCGGAATGGACCGCGCTTGAGGGAGTGGTGGAGCGCGAAGTGGCCGAAGGCGTCGAAGCCGCACGAGCCCGCCCTGCACCGGACCCCGCCACTGTTTCGCGTTTTGTGTACGAAGAGGTTGCACGGCCCGGTGACCCAGTGGCCTTCGGTGGCATTACTCCGGCGGCACGGGCGGCGCTCCCGACCACGGAAATCGCGGAGACCGAAGGCGACATGGTGCGTTTCGCTGAGGCCATTCGCCGCACACTCCGAAGCGAACTCGCGGCGAACCCGCGCGTCGCGGTGTTTGGCGAAGATGTGGGCCGCAAGGGTGGCGTGCATCTCGTCACGGAAGGCCTGCAAAAACAATTCGGCGAGGGGCGTGTCTTTGACACGAGCTTGTCCGAAGAAGGCATTATCGGGCGCGCCGTGGGAATGGCGATTGCCGGGCTGATGCCTGTGGCAGAAATTCAATTTCGAAAGTATGCCGACCCCGCCACCGAACAGTTGAACAACTGCGGCACGCTCCGCTGGCGCACGGCGAATCGGTTTGCCGCTCCGATGGTGGTGCGGCTCCCCGGCGGATTCGGGAAGGATGTGGGCGATCCCTGGCACTCGTTGAGTGCTGAAGTGACGTGGGCCCATGCGCTCGGCTGGCAGGTGGCCATGCCGTCGAATGCGGCCGATGCGGTCGGGCTCCTGCGCGCCGCGATGCGCAGCGGGAATCCCACCATCTTTTTTGAACATCGTTCGTTGTTGATGACCAGCGATGGCAGTGCGCGGTATCCCGGCGACCACTATGTCATCCCATTTGGGCGCGCGAATCATCTGCGCTCGGGAACCGGTATCACCGTCGTGAGCTGGGGCGCGATGGCGCTGCGGTGCCTTGCGGCGGCCGATGCGGTGGGCGACGTGGATC
This portion of the Gemmatimonadota bacterium genome encodes:
- a CDS encoding 3-hydroxyacyl-CoA dehydrogenase NAD-binding domain-containing protein, whose protein sequence is MTLSQDSVIGVVGAGAMGQGIAQVAAVSGHRVILTDTAPAAIEKARASHRASFDREVDKGRLTRAAADAAVARLHYAAGDGDVNLAAMAECALVIEAIVEDASAKQRLFRALEAIVAPDCVLATNTSSLSVGLIASACQAPQRVVGIHFFNPAPVMPLVEVVPAITTAEQVTAESCAVVRGWGKTVVVASDTPGFIVNRIARPFYGESLRLLEEGVADCATIDWALKSIGGFKMGPFELMDFIGNDINYAVTCSVFEAMYYDPRYRPALTQRRLVEAGLLGKKSGRGYYDYHAGAVAPKPHTDAALGQQIVDRVVAMLINEAAEALHLRVATAQDIDLAMTKGVNYPRGLLAWADEIGAGAVLARLDALRAEYNEDRYRASPRLRRVAAAGGKLNV
- a CDS encoding thiamine pyrophosphate-dependent enzyme, with amino-acid sequence MASTPRSRAKPLGGFDWKRIAYHVLVSRACDDLEESTNRNRANVPREHVVLYQFSARGHDVAQVILGSLLDHRHDAAGAYYRSRPLLLSLGLTIEDALASPLGRSGGFSDGRDIGVVCNFPNLEGAVVLPMSGDVGSQYTPAAGWAQAITYHRDQLGDATYTGSVAAALGGDASVATSGFWASLTMATTLKLPMLFYIEDNGLGISVKGDMQTPGANIAANLASFANLFVRNGDGCDPHSTATLLKECVAHVRSGAGPALVRLTVPRLSSHSGPDNQKGYRSEAEIAADAARDPLPRLRDYLVPAVMSAAEWTALEGVVEREVAEGVEAARARPAPDPATVSRFVYEEVARPGDPVAFGGITPAARAALPTTEIAETEGDMVRFAEAIRRTLRSELAANPRVAVFGEDVGRKGGVHLVTEGLQKQFGEGRVFDTSLSEEGIIGRAVGMAIAGLMPVAEIQFRKYADPATEQLNNCGTLRWRTANRFAAPMVVRLPGGFGKDVGDPWHSLSAEVTWAHALGWQVAMPSNAADAVGLLRAAMRSGNPTIFFEHRSLLMTSDGSARYPGDHYVIPFGRANHLRSGTGITVVSWGAMALRCLAAADAVGDVDLLDLRTIAPWDREAVLDSVRRTGRCLIVHEDTITAGFGAEIAATIARDAFWHLDAPVDRFAVADVPMPYHPDLLDVVVPTAETIADRIRAVLAQ
- the paaG gene encoding 2-(1,2-epoxy-1,2-dihydrophenyl)acetyl-CoA isomerase PaaG → MADDSILYSVDSGVATITLNRPDVLNSFTLAMARALLDALARAAEDAAVRAVLLTGNGRGFCAGQDLAEVLPAAGGPMPDIGAVVIAGYNPIIRAIRALEKPVLCAVNGVAAGAGANMAFACDITIAAEEASFVESFAKLGLIPDTGGTYFIPRLVGHQRATGMFFLAEKIPAAKAKEWGLIWDVVPLEKLQATTHHLAVTLATQATRGFGLTKRALNHSLGATLDDQLDFEAKSMTEAGQTKDYEEGVRAFLEKRKPYYTGQ